A window from Podospora bellae-mahoneyi strain CBS 112042 chromosome 1 map unlocalized CBS112042p_1, whole genome shotgun sequence encodes these proteins:
- a CDS encoding uncharacterized protein (COG:G; COG:O; EggNog:ENOG503NZH6), translating to MKSSPSKTLLSSFLAASFVTLSLAQLSVPATLPGQWQYEGCYTDIPGRTLTGGGYVNGTHMTAETCISYCQTRGFKFAGTEYSVECFCGNSIAPAAAQVADSVCNMACSGDATQPCGAGSRLSLYSTTEDLGPKANPGVNGFTHMGCYSEGTTGRTLTHGIGSIPAGEMTVAKCTAACAAANYILAGVEYGGECFCGNTISNGGAPAASGCSMTCNGNTTEFCGGPSRLNVYNYQNQYTPSSTSSPPAVATTATTATGTVSTGPPPPPSPTPSGPSQPAAVGDNYVWYGCYTESPGPRALSGATYASDDMTLESCQAFCSAYTYFGTEYGRECYCGNSFTVGSVVAPAGECSMLCAGNPFNYCGAGNRLSVYARNGTSIPSGTTTSAAPTTTSPPLVVTGLPEGWSYQGCWIDGAQGRILPVQLVDSPTNSQSECASRCVAGGYKISGVQYTQQCFCGNAIFNGGVTTSESQCSMNCPGNPTQKCGAGDRMNIVSEGEPEIYQPPAPQVRGLNGSWEYQGCVEDNVNNKRTLSWQLFFPGVMTPNMCLNRCREFGYAAAGLEYGEECYCGDPPNIAAAGATFRPETECAITCAGNASAICGGLGRLTTYFWTGTPLYSWGFPQDYRAGQYQHLVNGVNCPLITQETITGKVSFISKGGTGPGNETGVYELDMQTLTFRELHIKTDVFCAAGVTLPDKAGRQLNVGGWSGESLQGTRIYWPDGSPGVPGTNDWEENVWELSLQRGRWYPTAMIMTNGSILVIGGSIGANDAAEPTIELLPATGAAPLEMEWLTRTHPNNLYPFLSVLPSGGIFVQYWNEARILDPVTFATIKVLPNAPGAVNDPKGGRTYPLEGAAVLLPQRWPYTDYLGYLVCGGSTEGTSNALDNCVSTYPDAPNPVWTIERMPSKRVLSCMSPLPDGTYLIVNGAQHGVAGFGLANTPNLNAVLYDPTKPVHSRMTVMANTTIPRMYHSEAITLLDGRVLISGSNPEDGVYPDEYRVEVFVPPYLLNGLPRPTFAITNKDWTYNQTNIPFTLGVAARNGPITVTLLASVSSTHGNSMGARTLMPRVSCAGTACTVDAPPNVNIAPPGWYQMFVLDGGVPAIGKYIRIGGDPGQLGNWPEGLDFSRPGI from the exons ATGAAGTCCTCACCATCCAAGACCCTTCTCTCTTCTTTCCTCGCTGCTTCTTTCGTCACCCTTTCACTCGCTCAACTTTCAGTCCCTGCCACTCTTCCAGGACAATGGCAGTATGAGGGCTGTTACACAGATATTCCGGGGCGGACCCTCACCGGCGGCGGCTATGTCAACGGCACCCATATGACCGCCGAGACATGCATCAGCTATTGCCAGACCCGCGGCTTCAAGTTTGCTGGAACTGAGTACAGCGTAGAATG CTTCTGCGGTAACAGCATTGCGCCTGCGGCTGCCCAGGTTGCGGACTCGGTCTGCAACATGGCCTGCTCTGGAGACGCAACGCAGCCTTGCGGTGCGGGAAGCAGACTCTCGCTCTATTCCACCACCGAAGACTTGGGTCCCAAGGCCAACCCAGGTGTAAATGGCTTCACACATATGGGGTGCTACTCTGAAGGGACGACTGGCCGCACACTCACCCACGGGATCGGCAGCATTCCTGCTGGTGAGATGACTGTTGCCAAGTGCACAGCTGCCTGTGCTGCGGCCAACTACATTCTTGCTGGCGTTGAGTATGGCGGAGAGTGCTTCTGCGGTAATACTATCTCCAACGGCGGTGCCCCTGCTGCCAGCGGCTGCAGTATGACGTGCAACGGCAACACTACCGAGTTCTGCGGTGGCCCCAGCCGCCTCAACGTGTACAACTACCAGAACCAGTACACCCCGTCGTCAACTTCCAGCCCTCCTGCCGTAGCCACTACTGCGACTACGGCGACAGGCACCGTCTCTACCggaccccctccccctcccagccctaCTCCTTCTGGGCCATCACAGCCCGCCGCGGTCGGAGATAACTACGTCTGGTATGGATGCTACACCGAGTCTCCCGGCCCTCGTGCCCTGAGCGGTGCCACCTATGCTTCCGACGATATGACCCTCGAGTCCTGCCAGGCCTTCTGCTCTGCCTACACCTACTTCGGAACCGAATATGGCAGGGAGTGCTACTGCGGCAACAGCTTCACTGTCGGCTCCGTTGTGGCCCCTGCCGGTGAATGCAGCATGCTCTGCGCCGGCAACCCCTTCAACTATTGCGGCGCCGGCAACCGTCTGTCGGTTTATGCCAGGAACGGCACTTCCATTCCCTCCGGCACAACCACCTCCGCTGCGCCAACCACGACCTCGCCTCCTCTTGTCGTCACTGGTCTTCCCGAAGGCTGGAGCTATCAGGGATGCTGGATCGATGGTGCTCAGGGCCGCATTCTCCCCGTTCAGCTCGTCGACAGCCCCACCAACAGCCAGAGCGAGTGCGCGAGCCGCTGCGTGGCTGGCGGCTACAAGATCAGCGGTGTCCAGTACACTCAGCAGTGCTTTTGCGGCAATGCCATCTTCAATGGCGGCGTGACCACGTCCGAGTCTCAGTGCAGCATGAACTGCCCCGGCAACCCGACCCAGAAGTGCGGTGCCGGTGACCGCATGAACATCGTCTCCGAGGGCGAACCTGAGATCTACCAGCCTCCTGCTCCCCAGGTCCGCGGTCTCAACGGCTCGTGGGAGTACCAAGGCTGCGTTGAGGacaacgtcaacaacaagcgCACCCTCTCCTGGCAGCTTTTCTTCCCTGGCGTCATGACGCCTAACATGTGTCTGAACAGGTGCAGAGAGTTCGGCTATGCCGCTGCTGGTCTTGAGTACGGCGAGGAATGCTACTGCGGTGATCCTCCCAACATTGCTGCCGCTGGCGCTACCTTCCGCCCAGAGACTGAGTGCGCCATCACCTGTGCTGGCAACGCTTCGGCCATTTGCGGTGGTCTCGGTCGTCTGACTACCTACTTTTGGACTGGCACCCCCCTCTACAGCTGGGGCTTCCCTCAGGATTACCGTGCCGGCCAGTACCAGCACTTGGTCAACGGTGTCAACTGCCCGCTCATCACTCAGGAGACCATCACCGGCAAggtctccttcatctccaagGGTGGTACTGGCCCTGGCAACGAGACTGGTGTCTACGAGCTCGATATGCAAACCCTCACTTTCCGTGAGCTTCACATCAAGACCGATGTCTTCTGCGCTGCTGGCGTGACCCTCCCCGACAAGGCTGGTCGTCAACTCAATGTCGGCGGTTGGTCCGGTGAGTCTCTCCAGGGCACCCGCATCTACTGGCCTGATGGATCCCCCGGCGTCCCCGGCACCAACGACTGGGAGGAGAACGTCTGGGAGCTCAGCCTGCAAAGAGGCCGCTGGTATCCCACCGCCATGATCATGACCAACGGCtccatcctcgtcattgGTGGCTCCATCGGCGCCAACGACGCCGCCGAGCCCACCATCGAGctcctccccgccaccgGTGCTGCCCCATTGGAAATGGAATGGCTCACCCGcacccaccccaacaacctctaCCCCTTCCTCTCGGTCCTCCCCAGCGGCGGCATCTTCGTCCAGTACTGGAACGAGGCCCGCATCCTCGACCCCGTCACCTTCGCCACAATCAAGGTCCTCCCCAACGCCCCCGGCGCTGTCAACGACCCCAAGGGCGGCCGCACCTACCCTCTCGAGGGTGCCgctgtcctcctcccccagcgcTGGCCATACACCGACTACCTCGGCTACCTCGTCTGCGGTGGTTCAACAGAGGGTACCTCCAACGCGCTGGACAACTGCGTGTCCACCTACCCCGacgcccccaaccccgtctGGACCATCGAGCGCATGCCCTCCAAGCGCGTCTTGTCCTGCATgtctcccctccccgacgGAACATACCTCATCGTCAACGGCGCGCAGCACGGCGTGGCCGGTTTCGGCctcgccaacacccccaacctgAACGCCGTGCTTTACGACCCCACCAAGCCCGTTCACAGCCGCATGACCGTCAtggccaacaccaccatcccgaGAATGTACCACTCCGAAGCCATCACTCTCCTCGACGGCCGCGTCCTCATCTCGGGCTCCAACCCCGAGGACGGCGTCTACCCCGATGAATACCGCGTCGAGGTCTTTGTGCCCCCTTACCTCCTCAACGGCCTCCCCAGGCCGACTTTTGCGATTACAAACAAGGACTGGACATACAACCAGACCAACATCCCCTTTACCCTCGGCGTCGCGGCAAGGAACGGCCCCATCACTGTTACTTTGTTGGCGTCGGTCTCTTCCACGCATGGCAACTCCATGGGCGCGAGGACGCTCATGCCGAGGGTGAGCTGCGCGGGGACGGCGTGCACGGTTGATGCCCCCCCCAACGTCAATATTGCTCCTCCGGGGTGGTACCAGAtgtttgttttggatggCGGTGTTCCGGCGATTGGAAAGTACATTCGCATTGGTGGTGATCCAGGGCAGTTGGGTAACTGGCCTGAGGGGCTTGATTTTTCGAGGCCGGGGATTTAA